A genomic segment from Wolbachia endosymbiont of Ctenocephalides felis wCfeF encodes:
- a CDS encoding DNA translocase FtsK, translating to MLKKYLKSAICLLLLIYVYISVFSYNYKDPSLNTATNEEVTNLGGIVGSYLADILVQFLGLTSIAIATTVVYFLTLRPSKRLLKIPYLALINLGICAILAQLSLGITARYMHGGIIGNVLISNYPFYIFTVATSIGIVGLIGWKRTIYFIFFLCKKIASLFANVLFFRLRKTAERSIVSSVVEEQHRAQIITRQQPKERQKKVTGEIFKPSSGFEFPSIHLLSKAEESLQRKQLNEMESNKNLSSLEQVLSDFGVQGKIINVCYGPVVTLYKLEPQAGTKSARVIGLADDIARSMSALSARISIIRGQNAMGIELPNKEREIVMLRDLLESPEYQNANLNLPIALGKEISGKSVIADLAKMPHLLVAGTTGSGKSVAINTMILSLVYRLNPNECKMIMIDPKMLELSIYDAIPHLITPVVTEPKKAVIALKWIVKEMENRYRMMSYLNVRNVINYNQKITEAMNNGIELERVVQIGFNSTTGKPLFEKIPIKMETFPYIVVIVDEMADLMLVAGKEIECSIQRLAQMARAAGIHIIMATQRPSVDVITGVIKANFPTRISFAVTSKIDSRTILGEQGAEQLLGMGDMLYMASGGKIIRVHGPFVSDNEVQNIVDHLKMQGEPNYMEEITKEDENSSAELDGETEDEENDLYNQAVAIIQRDKKVSTSYIQRQLRIGYNRAANIVERMEKEGIVSAPNYSGKREILVE from the coding sequence ATGCTAAAAAAATATCTGAAATCAGCAATATGCCTATTGCTCCTGATATATGTATATATATCAGTTTTTAGCTATAACTATAAAGATCCATCCTTAAACACAGCTACAAATGAAGAAGTGACAAATTTAGGTGGAATAGTAGGTTCGTATTTAGCTGATATATTAGTTCAATTCCTTGGATTAACCAGTATTGCAATAGCTACAACTGTAGTTTATTTTTTGACCCTCAGACCATCAAAAAGGTTGCTGAAAATTCCCTACTTAGCATTAATCAATTTAGGAATATGCGCTATATTAGCACAACTTTCGCTCGGCATCACTGCAAGGTATATGCACGGTGGAATAATAGGAAACGTACTAATTAGTAACTACCCGTTTTATATATTCACAGTAGCAACATCAATAGGTATTGTGGGACTAATTGGTTGGAAGAGAACAATTTACTTTATATTCTTCTTGTGTAAAAAAATAGCTTCACTTTTTGCAAATGTTCTGTTTTTCAGGTTACGTAAAACTGCTGAGCGTTCTATTGTATCATCAGTAGTAGAAGAACAACATAGAGCTCAAATTATTACCAGACAACAACCAAAAGAAAGACAGAAAAAAGTTACTGGAGAGATTTTTAAACCTTCTAGTGGGTTTGAGTTTCCAAGTATTCATTTACTTTCTAAGGCAGAAGAGTCTTTGCAGAGAAAACAGTTGAACGAAATGGAGAGCAATAAGAACTTATCTTCGCTGGAGCAGGTTCTGAGTGATTTTGGCGTGCAAGGAAAAATTATCAATGTATGTTATGGACCAGTTGTGACTCTATACAAACTTGAGCCGCAGGCTGGCACAAAGTCTGCAAGGGTGATTGGACTTGCAGATGACATTGCACGTTCAATGAGTGCGCTCTCTGCGCGTATTTCAATAATTCGTGGACAAAATGCCATGGGAATAGAATTGCCAAACAAGGAGCGAGAAATTGTCATGCTGCGCGACTTACTTGAATCGCCGGAATACCAAAATGCAAACTTAAATCTTCCAATTGCGCTGGGCAAAGAAATAAGCGGAAAATCAGTTATTGCAGATTTGGCCAAAATGCCGCACTTGCTCGTCGCTGGAACCACAGGATCGGGTAAATCAGTTGCAATTAACACCATGATTCTTTCACTCGTTTATCGATTAAATCCCAATGAATGCAAGATGATAATGATCGATCCAAAAATGCTTGAGCTTTCAATATATGATGCAATACCGCATCTCATAACACCAGTGGTAACGGAGCCAAAAAAGGCTGTTATTGCTCTTAAGTGGATAGTAAAAGAGATGGAAAATCGCTATCGTATGATGTCGTATTTGAACGTGCGCAATGTGATAAACTATAACCAAAAAATCACAGAAGCGATGAATAATGGGATAGAATTGGAGCGCGTTGTGCAAATTGGTTTTAATTCAACAACAGGCAAACCCTTGTTTGAAAAAATACCAATCAAGATGGAAACATTTCCGTATATCGTGGTGATCGTAGATGAAATGGCAGATTTGATGCTTGTTGCTGGCAAAGAAATAGAGTGCTCTATTCAGCGTTTAGCGCAAATGGCTAGAGCTGCAGGAATACACATCATAATGGCAACGCAGCGTCCATCTGTGGATGTGATAACGGGTGTGATAAAGGCAAACTTCCCAACGAGAATCAGTTTTGCCGTTACTTCTAAGATAGATAGCAGAACAATACTCGGTGAACAGGGGGCTGAACAATTGCTAGGTATGGGTGATATGCTCTATATGGCCTCTGGTGGTAAGATTATTAGAGTTCACGGCCCGTTTGTGAGTGATAATGAAGTGCAAAATATAGTTGATCATTTGAAAATGCAAGGCGAGCCAAACTACATGGAGGAAATCACCAAAGAAGATGAAAATTCCTCTGCAGAATTAGACGGTGAAACAGAGGATGAAGAGAACGACCTGTACAACCAAGCAGTGGCTATCATTCAGAGAGATAAAAAGGTTTCAACTAGTTACATTCAACGACAACTTAGAATAGGCTATAACAGAGCTGCAAATATTGTTGAAAGAATGGAAAAAGAAGGTATTGTCAGCGCTCCAAACTATTCGGGAAAGAGAGAGATACTGGTAGAATAG
- a CDS encoding NADH-quinone oxidoreductase subunit H has translation MNTLINILFVLVPLLLSVAYLVYFERKFIGAIQLRHGPSVVGPFGLLQPFADAIKLLVKEPIIPFRANTILFIMAPMLTFILALIAWAVIPFGAEVIIENGQQTVIPKVIANINVGVLYVLAVSSLEVYGIIIAGWSSNSNYAFLGAIRSAAQMISYEVSIGLIVATVVVTTGTLNLGEMVVTKHNMPFWVDLLLIPMAIVFFISLLAETNRHPFDLPEAEAELVSGYNVEYSSMPFALFFLGEYANMILASAMVTIFFLGGWYPPLELSLLYKIPGLIWFVLKIALLLSIFIWIRATIPRYRYDQLMRLGWKVFLPISVLWLILISGVLLFTGNLPGLEL, from the coding sequence ATGAACACGCTAATTAACATTTTATTTGTTTTGGTGCCGTTACTGCTCTCAGTAGCATACTTGGTGTACTTCGAACGCAAATTTATTGGTGCAATTCAACTAAGACATGGTCCAAGCGTAGTTGGACCTTTTGGGCTATTACAGCCATTTGCAGATGCAATTAAATTACTGGTTAAAGAGCCGATAATACCATTTAGGGCAAATACCATATTGTTCATCATGGCTCCGATGCTCACCTTTATTTTAGCATTAATCGCCTGGGCAGTTATACCATTTGGTGCTGAAGTAATTATAGAAAACGGGCAACAGACAGTAATTCCTAAGGTGATAGCAAACATTAATGTTGGAGTACTTTATGTGCTAGCTGTATCCTCTTTAGAGGTATATGGCATTATTATTGCAGGTTGGTCAAGTAATTCCAATTACGCGTTTCTTGGCGCTATAAGGTCAGCTGCCCAGATGATCTCATACGAGGTTTCGATAGGCTTAATAGTTGCCACAGTTGTTGTTACAACTGGCACGCTAAATCTCGGAGAAATGGTAGTAACAAAGCATAATATGCCATTTTGGGTTGATCTACTACTCATACCTATGGCAATAGTGTTCTTTATCTCTCTTCTTGCGGAAACTAACCGCCATCCGTTTGATTTACCAGAAGCTGAAGCAGAGCTTGTCTCTGGGTATAATGTTGAATATTCATCAATGCCTTTTGCCCTCTTCTTCTTGGGGGAATATGCAAACATGATCTTAGCAAGCGCTATGGTGACAATATTTTTCTTAGGGGGATGGTACCCTCCTCTAGAGCTTAGTTTATTGTATAAAATTCCAGGTTTAATTTGGTTTGTCTTGAAAATAGCCTTATTGTTGTCCATATTTATTTGGATTAGGGCAACAATACCTCGATATCGATATGATCAGCTAATGCGTCTTGGTTGGAAAGTGTTTCTACCAATATCAGTACTTTGGCTAATACTCATCTCAGGAGTGCTACTCTTTACTGGGAATTTACCAGGTTTAGAGTTGTAA
- a CDS encoding NADH-quinone oxidoreductase chain 3, with amino-acid sequence MVKITVNSKECEVEAGLTIIQACEAVGVEIPRFCYHERLAIAGNCRMCLVEVEGGPPKPVASCAIPVAEGMIIHTDTPKVKKAREGVLEFLLINHPLDCPICDQGGECDLQDITMAYGKGTSRLDEHKRAVPKKHFGPLIETAMNRCIHCTRCVRFLSDVAGTNELGGIGRGENVEISTYIKRHISSELSGNIIDLCPVGALTSKPYSFKARPWELSHCETIDVLDAVGSAIRVDYRGPEVMRILPRLNEEVNEEWISDKTRFAYDGLKVQRLDQPYIKKDGKLIPVDWNEALTVAAKKLRSTKPNKIAAIAGDLADCESMLLLKEMMHKLGSANIDCRQDGARLIQNNRGSYVFNTTAQGIENADLCLLINTNPKVEAPIINARIRKRYLQGNFPIASIGPDIEYLYHVEKLGDNPGILNEIAKGNHKFCKLLSAAKNPMLIIGQDALTRDDSESILALAGTIVENFNMVRDDWNGFNVLHKAAARVGGLDIGFVPKKGGKDTNQILKQAESGDIEAVYLLGADEIDTSKLEDTFVIYQGHHGDRGAHIADVILPGATYTEKYATYVNTEGRVQRTNLAVFPPGEAKEDWLIIKNLSQYLGLSFPYDSLFDVKKKLDTIGPQFRNADQVVKNKWMPITCDEIKLNSAPFALKEYNFYMTDSISRASKIMADCTKAFYEHAN; translated from the coding sequence GTGGTTAAGATTACCGTTAACTCTAAGGAATGTGAAGTAGAGGCTGGGCTTACTATAATCCAAGCCTGTGAAGCTGTGGGCGTTGAAATTCCACGCTTTTGTTATCATGAGCGCTTAGCAATCGCCGGTAACTGCAGAATGTGTTTGGTTGAAGTGGAAGGCGGACCTCCAAAACCAGTAGCCTCTTGCGCAATACCAGTTGCAGAGGGTATGATTATTCACACTGATACCCCAAAAGTCAAAAAGGCACGTGAAGGAGTACTCGAGTTTTTGCTAATTAACCATCCGCTTGATTGCCCAATTTGTGATCAAGGTGGTGAGTGTGATTTGCAAGATATCACAATGGCCTATGGAAAGGGAACTAGCAGACTTGATGAACATAAAAGGGCTGTACCAAAAAAGCATTTTGGGCCACTTATTGAAACTGCAATGAATAGATGCATCCATTGCACTCGGTGCGTTAGGTTCTTGTCTGATGTTGCAGGGACAAACGAACTTGGAGGAATTGGTAGAGGAGAAAATGTAGAGATCAGCACTTACATAAAAAGGCATATTAGCTCTGAGTTATCTGGAAATATCATAGACCTCTGCCCTGTAGGAGCTTTAACTTCAAAGCCTTACTCGTTTAAAGCGCGCCCATGGGAACTATCACATTGCGAAACTATAGATGTGCTCGATGCTGTGGGAAGTGCGATCAGAGTCGATTACCGCGGTCCGGAAGTTATGCGAATATTGCCAAGACTCAATGAAGAAGTGAATGAGGAATGGATATCAGACAAAACTCGTTTTGCTTACGATGGACTAAAAGTGCAACGTCTTGACCAACCTTATATAAAGAAAGATGGTAAATTAATTCCGGTTGATTGGAATGAAGCACTAACTGTTGCTGCAAAAAAACTAAGAAGTACAAAGCCAAACAAAATAGCTGCAATTGCAGGTGATCTAGCAGATTGTGAGTCTATGCTTCTACTAAAAGAAATGATGCATAAGCTTGGCTCAGCAAATATAGATTGTAGGCAGGACGGAGCAAGGCTTATACAAAATAATCGTGGATCATATGTGTTCAATACCACTGCTCAGGGTATAGAGAATGCAGATTTATGCCTGCTTATAAACACAAATCCTAAAGTAGAGGCGCCAATTATTAATGCACGTATAAGAAAAAGATATTTACAAGGCAATTTTCCTATTGCAAGCATTGGTCCTGACATTGAATATTTATATCATGTTGAAAAGCTAGGCGATAATCCTGGCATTTTAAATGAAATAGCGAAAGGAAATCACAAATTTTGCAAGCTGCTAAGCGCTGCTAAAAACCCTATGCTCATCATCGGTCAAGATGCATTAACAAGAGATGATTCCGAATCAATTTTAGCTTTAGCTGGCACAATTGTAGAAAATTTTAACATGGTCAGAGATGACTGGAATGGTTTTAATGTGCTGCACAAGGCTGCAGCACGAGTTGGTGGATTAGATATTGGATTTGTTCCCAAAAAAGGTGGAAAAGACACTAACCAAATACTAAAGCAAGCAGAAAGTGGCGATATAGAAGCTGTTTATCTTCTCGGTGCAGATGAAATTGACACATCAAAGTTAGAAGATACATTTGTAATTTATCAAGGTCATCATGGCGATAGAGGGGCACACATAGCAGATGTTATTCTACCTGGAGCTACATACACAGAGAAATACGCAACTTATGTGAATACTGAAGGGCGAGTGCAGAGAACAAATTTAGCTGTATTTCCTCCTGGTGAAGCAAAGGAAGACTGGTTAATTATTAAAAATTTGTCGCAATATCTGGGCCTCTCCTTTCCATATGATAGTTTATTTGACGTGAAAAAAAAATTAGATACTATAGGCCCACAGTTTAGAAACGCTGACCAAGTGGTAAAAAACAAATGGATGCCAATTACCTGCGATGAGATAAAACTAAATAGCGCGCCTTTCGCCCTAAAAGAATACAATTTTTATATGACAGATTCCATAAGCCGCGCTTCAAAAATAATGGCAGATTGTACTAAAGCTTTCTATGAACACGCTAATTAA
- a CDS encoding Delta-aminolevulinic acid dehydratase encodes MFNFPNTRLRRRRSSKWLRNLTSESILSVNDLIFPLFVHDREKTTEPIPGLPDIKCYSIDGLVSIAQEAEDLGINAIAIFPVVDSKLKSENAEEAYNLDNLICKTIRAVKLKVPDIGIIADVALDPYTTHGHDGILKSNQIDVENDETVSVLLKQALALAKAGCDIVAPSDMMDGRIGKIRRALDDNGFQDVSILSYAVKYCSSFYAPFRQVVGSCVSSSSIDKSGYQMDYRNAREVICEIKMDINEGADFVMIKPGMPYLDVIKTASDKFNFPIFAYQVSGEYAMIKAAINNGWLDYDKVIYESLISFKRAGASAIFTYAALDVAKNLG; translated from the coding sequence ATGTTTAATTTTCCAAACACACGGTTAAGGCGTAGACGTTCAAGTAAATGGCTTCGCAATTTAACAAGTGAAAGTATTTTATCAGTAAACGACTTGATTTTTCCCCTGTTTGTTCATGATAGAGAAAAAACAACCGAACCAATTCCTGGCTTACCTGACATAAAATGTTACTCAATAGATGGATTGGTTTCCATAGCTCAAGAAGCTGAGGATTTGGGAATTAATGCTATTGCAATTTTCCCTGTAGTTGACAGTAAATTAAAATCTGAAAATGCTGAGGAAGCATACAATCTGGACAATTTAATCTGCAAGACAATCCGTGCTGTAAAATTAAAGGTGCCGGACATTGGCATTATCGCAGATGTTGCACTTGATCCATACACCACTCATGGTCATGATGGCATTTTAAAAAGCAATCAGATAGACGTGGAAAATGATGAAACTGTGTCAGTGTTGCTAAAGCAAGCACTTGCTTTAGCAAAAGCAGGATGTGATATAGTTGCTCCTTCTGATATGATGGATGGTAGAATAGGGAAAATAAGGAGAGCATTGGATGATAATGGCTTTCAAGATGTATCAATACTATCTTATGCAGTGAAATATTGCTCCAGCTTCTATGCACCATTCAGACAAGTTGTTGGTTCATGCGTATCATCCAGTTCTATTGATAAAAGTGGTTATCAAATGGATTATAGAAATGCAAGAGAGGTAATTTGCGAAATCAAAATGGATATAAACGAAGGTGCAGATTTTGTTATGATAAAACCAGGTATGCCATATTTGGATGTAATCAAAACAGCAAGTGATAAGTTTAATTTTCCGATTTTTGCTTACCAAGTAAGTGGTGAGTATGCAATGATAAAAGCTGCAATAAACAATGGCTGGTTGGATTATGACAAAGTAATTTATGAGTCTTTAATTAGCTTTAAACGTGCAGGTGCAAGTGCAATATTCACCTATGCCGCACTTGATGTTGCGAAAAATTTAGGGTAA
- a CDS encoding Cytochrome c biogenesis ATP-binding export protein CcmA: MLECENLSCARNNKILFKNLSFQAKPKSKILITGPNGSGKTSLIRSLSGLLPPVSGNIRHCGKDIYDDPKSYIPSMVYIGHKNACKNSLTVAENIELWAEIRDTKELIMAAVCCLQLQPVLNIRYGELSAGWKRRVALARLLISNANIWLIDEPFCNLDSATCELVLNLISIRSEQNGIVIITGHSSTKQLCDFTTIDLILLA, encoded by the coding sequence ATGCTTGAATGTGAAAATTTATCCTGCGCCCGTAATAATAAAATATTATTTAAAAATCTCAGTTTTCAAGCTAAGCCAAAATCTAAGATCTTAATCACTGGTCCAAATGGTAGTGGTAAAACCAGCCTAATCAGAAGCTTATCCGGACTGTTGCCACCAGTATCAGGCAACATAAGGCACTGTGGAAAAGACATATATGATGACCCAAAGTCTTATATACCTTCTATGGTCTATATAGGGCATAAAAATGCCTGCAAAAATAGCCTAACTGTTGCTGAAAACATAGAACTCTGGGCAGAAATACGAGATACTAAAGAATTAATTATGGCCGCGGTTTGTTGTTTACAGTTACAACCTGTACTTAATATCAGATATGGTGAACTTTCTGCAGGTTGGAAAAGAAGAGTTGCACTTGCTCGTCTTTTAATCTCTAACGCAAACATTTGGCTGATAGATGAACCATTTTGTAATCTTGATAGTGCAACCTGTGAATTAGTGCTGAACCTAATCTCAATACGTTCTGAGCAAAATGGTATAGTAATTATTACAGGACATAGCTCTACGAAGCAATTATGTGATTTCACTACAATTGACCTTATACTTCTTGCGTAA
- a CDS encoding Aspartate--tRNA ligase, whose product MNCYKTHTCNELRKNDVEKEVTLSGWLYRRRDHGNLIFVDLRDFYGITQLVFNNDKDFFDEISNLKSESVITVTGIVKARTEDTVNSSISTGEIEVIVNNLHVESEVEFHLDEEIAKEERSILASITGEQEYPENMRFKYRFLDLRREKARNNIILRSQIITELRKLMIERGFLEIQTPILTASSPEGARDYLVPSRLNPGRFYALPQAPQIFKQLLMVSGFDKYFQIAPCFRDEDARADRSPGEFYQLDLEMSFVTQEDIFDVIESALYKVFAKFSRKSVDKDFPRITYKEAMLKYGSDKPDLRNPLLISDVTEIFRDSGFNIFKSNIERDMVVRAIPAPKTAEEPRSFFDKKIEHAQKEFGAKGLGYITFDKDGTAKGPIAKFLDDNRLNRIREITNIEPGDSVFFASDQENEAATIAGKVRTLLGSELGLIDDNIFKFCWIIDFPYFIYDDKSIDFFHNPFSMPHGGLKDLEEKNPLDILAYQYDLVCNGVELSSGAIRNNKLDIMYKAFAIAGYSKEEVDTKFGALVRAFRFGVPPHGGIAPGIDRMVMLLADEPNIREVICFPMNQQGEDVLMGAPSKVDNKHLRELSLQVID is encoded by the coding sequence ATGAACTGCTACAAAACTCACACGTGCAACGAACTTAGGAAGAACGATGTAGAAAAGGAAGTTACCCTATCTGGGTGGTTATACCGCAGGCGTGACCACGGCAACCTGATCTTTGTTGATTTAAGAGACTTCTATGGAATTACTCAGCTGGTATTCAATAACGATAAAGATTTTTTTGATGAAATATCAAATTTAAAATCAGAAAGTGTAATTACTGTTACGGGCATAGTCAAAGCTAGAACTGAAGATACGGTAAACAGCTCTATTTCTACCGGAGAAATCGAGGTGATAGTCAACAATTTGCACGTTGAGTCGGAAGTTGAGTTCCACCTTGATGAAGAAATAGCAAAAGAAGAAAGGAGTATATTAGCAAGCATTACCGGCGAGCAAGAATACCCAGAAAACATGAGATTTAAATATCGGTTTCTTGACTTAAGGCGTGAAAAAGCCCGCAACAATATTATTTTGCGCTCACAAATCATTACAGAACTCCGCAAGCTCATGATAGAGCGAGGATTTTTAGAAATTCAAACTCCAATACTCACTGCTTCCTCTCCTGAAGGAGCACGCGACTACCTAGTGCCAAGCAGGCTGAATCCTGGCAGGTTCTATGCATTGCCACAAGCTCCACAGATTTTCAAACAGTTGCTCATGGTCTCAGGGTTTGATAAATATTTCCAAATTGCACCGTGTTTTCGTGATGAAGACGCAAGGGCTGATCGTTCTCCTGGGGAATTTTATCAGCTAGACCTTGAAATGTCTTTTGTAACTCAAGAGGACATATTTGATGTTATTGAATCTGCTTTATATAAAGTGTTCGCCAAATTTTCTCGCAAGTCTGTCGATAAAGATTTTCCGCGCATTACATACAAAGAAGCAATGCTCAAATATGGCTCTGATAAGCCAGATCTGCGTAATCCACTATTAATCAGCGATGTTACAGAAATTTTCCGTGATTCAGGGTTCAATATTTTCAAAAGCAATATTGAACGCGACATGGTAGTGAGAGCTATCCCTGCTCCCAAAACAGCAGAGGAACCACGCAGCTTCTTTGATAAAAAGATAGAACACGCACAGAAAGAATTTGGCGCTAAAGGTCTTGGATATATAACGTTCGATAAAGATGGCACTGCAAAAGGACCAATTGCTAAATTCCTTGATGACAATAGGTTAAATCGCATAAGGGAAATAACGAATATAGAGCCCGGGGATAGTGTGTTCTTTGCTTCTGATCAAGAAAATGAAGCAGCAACAATCGCAGGAAAAGTGCGCACTCTTTTAGGGTCAGAACTGGGTCTGATAGATGACAATATCTTCAAGTTCTGTTGGATTATTGATTTTCCATATTTCATATACGACGATAAAAGCATTGATTTCTTTCACAACCCATTCTCTATGCCTCATGGCGGCTTGAAAGACTTGGAGGAAAAAAATCCACTAGATATCCTCGCTTACCAATATGATCTTGTCTGTAATGGGGTAGAACTATCAAGCGGGGCAATCCGCAATAACAAACTAGATATTATGTACAAAGCTTTTGCCATTGCAGGTTATAGCAAGGAAGAAGTTGATACAAAATTTGGTGCACTTGTGCGTGCATTCAGATTCGGAGTGCCGCCTCACGGCGGAATAGCACCAGGGATTGATAGAATGGTGATGCTGCTTGCTGACGAGCCAAACATTCGCGAGGTAATCTGTTTTCCTATGAATCAGCAAGGTGAAGATGTTCTAATGGGTGCTCCTTCCAAGGTAGATAATAAGCATTTACGTGAATTGTCTTTGCAGGTCATTGACTAA
- a CDS encoding Proline/betaine transporter, giving the protein MNNIQKAILSSIICNMIIWYELTLFGVLTHVISDVFFSSESDYIKKIKFLGSFAIGFGFRPLGAFIFGYIGDKYGRRKILLTSVILASISSTAIAVIPGSKEIGIFSPILLLLCRITQGMAAGGETSINSAFLIEHSSNKKDLGFLGSMKAFSGALGSITCFVMIAICKKLTGENYEIWGWRLLFYFCSVMGVIGFLTRYMMEESLAYKAHDQNKSLSNSPFLELIRDYKRIFVIAIGLGIAQNAIVYSAIMFYNISVKELILSGIDIKNVVRIISEITFGTSAVLFATLSDKVGRRNVMIPILIALACISLPGLLLLSYNSHYIITPTYLLITIPVSASFGVYNSLVCELFPTKVRCTGFSLAHNISAGIFGGLSPSICIWLIEKTETKLAAGIYLTTCALISLISVLQIKAKDKKVDW; this is encoded by the coding sequence ATGAATAATATCCAAAAAGCAATACTATCGAGCATAATCTGTAACATGATTATATGGTATGAGTTAACTCTATTTGGGGTTTTGACGCATGTAATAAGTGACGTTTTTTTTTCATCAGAAAGTGATTACATAAAAAAAATCAAGTTCCTTGGCAGTTTTGCAATTGGATTTGGATTTAGACCACTTGGTGCATTTATTTTCGGCTACATTGGAGATAAGTACGGCAGAAGAAAAATTTTGCTGACTTCCGTAATATTAGCTTCGATATCATCTACTGCAATTGCGGTGATACCAGGTTCTAAAGAGATAGGAATATTTTCTCCCATATTGCTTCTGCTGTGTAGAATAACGCAAGGAATGGCAGCAGGTGGAGAAACGAGTATCAATTCAGCCTTTTTAATAGAACATTCAAGCAATAAAAAAGATCTAGGGTTTTTAGGTAGCATGAAAGCTTTCAGCGGCGCGCTCGGTTCTATCACATGCTTTGTAATGATAGCTATTTGCAAAAAGCTTACAGGTGAAAATTATGAAATTTGGGGCTGGAGGCTGCTCTTCTATTTCTGCTCTGTTATGGGCGTAATAGGCTTTCTAACAAGATACATGATGGAAGAAAGCTTAGCATACAAAGCTCATGATCAAAATAAAAGCTTATCTAATTCTCCATTTTTGGAATTAATCAGAGACTATAAAAGGATATTTGTAATAGCAATTGGGCTTGGTATCGCCCAAAATGCAATTGTTTATTCAGCAATCATGTTTTACAACATATCTGTAAAAGAACTTATTCTCTCAGGCATCGATATTAAAAATGTAGTAAGGATTATAAGTGAGATCACATTCGGAACGTCCGCGGTACTGTTTGCAACGCTATCTGATAAAGTTGGAAGAAGAAATGTGATGATTCCTATATTGATAGCTTTAGCTTGCATCAGCTTACCGGGGCTCTTACTGTTATCTTATAATAGCCACTATATTATAACGCCCACTTATTTGCTAATAACCATACCAGTAAGTGCGTCTTTTGGAGTATATAATTCTCTTGTTTGTGAGTTGTTTCCAACAAAAGTTAGATGTACTGGTTTTAGCCTAGCACATAATATCTCTGCAGGAATTTTTGGTGGTCTCTCTCCCTCTATATGCATATGGCTGATAGAAAAAACCGAAACAAAACTTGCAGCAGGCATTTATCTTACTACCTGCGCATTAATTAGCCTGATATCTGTGCTTCAAATCAAAGCCAAAGATAAAAAAGTTGATTGGTGA
- a CDS encoding Translation initiation factor IF-3 produces MQTKKHRINESITAKEIRLVDQNGKMVGVVAIKQALESAQNIGLDLVEIAPDSIPPVCKILDYSKQKYDAKKKASEAKKKQKTLTIKEIKIGPNIGDHDYETKLRHVRDFLTHGHKIKVTMKFRGRELTNTEVGLEKLERLIRDTEDIAKVELAPKREGNQYFLTLVAR; encoded by the coding sequence TTGCAAACCAAAAAACATAGAATTAATGAATCCATTACAGCTAAGGAGATACGCTTAGTTGACCAAAATGGTAAAATGGTTGGGGTTGTGGCAATAAAGCAGGCTTTGGAATCTGCTCAGAATATCGGCTTAGATTTGGTGGAAATTGCGCCTGACTCAATTCCTCCAGTATGCAAAATTCTGGATTACAGCAAGCAAAAGTACGATGCAAAAAAGAAAGCAAGTGAAGCAAAGAAGAAACAAAAAACGTTAACAATAAAAGAAATTAAGATAGGTCCCAATATTGGCGATCACGACTATGAAACAAAATTGCGTCACGTAAGGGATTTTCTTACACATGGACACAAAATCAAAGTCACAATGAAATTTAGAGGTAGAGAACTCACAAACACTGAGGTTGGACTGGAAAAACTAGAACGGTTAATTAGAGATACCGAAGATATTGCAAAGGTAGAATTAGCACCTAAACGAGAAGGAAATCAATATTTTTTAACTCTGGTTGCTAGGTAG